The Natrinema sp. DC36 genome includes the window GTATCGTCGCCTTCAGAGACGATCCGAGATCCGCTCGATCGCGGCGGGTGCATCGATACGGCCGGCACCGAGCCCGTCGGTGTTGTCTCCCGAGAGTTCGACCGCACCCTGCGTGATCGCCTGCCGGACGCGCCGCGGGTGTAGGTCGGGCGCGAGTTCGCGGAGCAAACAGGCGAGTCCGGCGACCTGCGGTGCCGCCATCGACGTGCCGGGTTTGTACAGATACCGCTCGCCGTAAATCGATTCCGGGACCGTCGAGAGGACGTAGTTCGTCGGATGCGGGTACGCGACCGCGTCGGGATCGGTCGTCCGTGTTTTCGCTCGCGTCTCGTAGCCGCCGCCGGGCGCAGCGACGTCGACCGCCCCGTTACCGTAGTTCGAGTAGATGCTGCGTTTGTCGGTCGGGCCGGTCGCCGCGACGGTGACTGTTCCGGGGGTCTCGGCGGGGAGCACGTAGTCGGATTCACGGTCGACGTTGACCCCTCTGTTGCCGGCGGCGGCCACGACCACGACCCCCTGTTGCATCGCGTGTTGCACGACGCGGCGAACCGCGGCGAACGCGCGGCTGTTGTTGGGTCGGATCCCGCGAATGCTCGCGTTGACCACGTCGACGCCGAGGTCGACGGCGTAGTCGATCGCGATGAGGATGTCCGCAAGCGTCCCGATAAGCTGGCTGTACGTGGTCTCACCGTACGAGTATACGGGGTCGAAAAACATCGTGCGAAGCGAGACGATCAACGCATCGGGGGCCATCCCGACGATCCCGAAGCTGTTGCGCGGTGCGGCGGCGATGCCGGCGACGTGGGAGCCGTGTCCATCGACGTCGGCGGCGACGGGCTGTGTGATCCGTTCGGTCGGCTTCAATACGAGTCCGGAGTTCGTGGCCGTCCGCACCTCGCCGGTTCCGGCGTGGACGTGTGCGTTTCGAACGAGTCGGCTCCGGTCGGCGTCGACCCGCGATGCGAGATCCGGATGGTTGAAACTGACTCCCGAGTCGATAATCGCGATCGTCGTTCCATCGCCGGTCGCCCGGTCGTGGGCCGCGTCCGCGCGGATGAGTCGCTTATCCCACTGTTTGTCGGACAACGGCTCGTCCCTGCGAACCACCTCGCCCTCGCTTTGTTCGATATCGTCGAAAACGTACGTCTCGTTCGTAACGGCGTCAGTGACGGCCGCCATCGACCGAAGCTCGTCGCGCTTCGCTTTCGGCCCTTGGACGATGAAAACCGCTCCGTCGGCCAGTTCGTGTCGTACTTCGAACCCGGCCCTCGAGAGTCGGGAGCGGAGCCCGGTCCCCCCACCGAGGACGATATAGACCTCGCGGTCGTCCGCCACAGTCCGGTCGCTCCCGCTAGCGGTTCCGACCGCGCCGATGATGCCACTTCCACCGATCCCTTTGATCACCGACCGCCTCGAAATGCTTTTGTACTCTTTCATGAACGTCTGCTCTGATATTTTTTCCACGAAACTAAAATAATTACGTACATTAATGGGATTTTATTTTTGTGAGTGGCTCGGATCGCTCACCCCGACGACTTGACAAGCCGTCGGTTCGTTACTCGAACCGTGAACGACGACATCGATCGCGACCTGCCGATGGACGTCGCCGACGCGCTCCGCGATCGCGAGGAGACGCTGGCGGTCGCCGAATCCTGCACCGGTGGACTGATCGGCGCGGCGATCACCGCCGTTCCGGGCGCGAGCGACTACTTCGACGCCGGGTTGACGACGTACGCCTACGGGGCCAAACGCCGCCACCTCGGGGTGAGTCGCGAAGCGCTGGACGAACACGGTGCCGTCTCCGAACACGTCGCCCGCGAGATGGCCCGGGGTATCCGGGATGTCGCGGACGTGACGTGGGGTCTCTCGACGACCGGTGTCGCCGGCCCGACCGGCGGCAGCGACGACAATCCGGTTGGCACCGTCTACATCGGCGTCTCCTACGCGGGTCCATGGGGCAGCGAGGAGTCGTACGCGACCGTCTCGCGATACGAATTCGACGGCGACCGCGCCGACGTTCGCGCCGAGACCGTCGACCGGGCGCTCGAGGACCTGCTCTCCGAACTCGAGGCGCGGGAAACAAGTCGCTGACCGTCACTGGACGCCCGGTCGAACGACGACCGTCCGATCGGTGTGCGATCCCTTCAGTCGGTCCGATCGGGAGCGCATAGCCCTCGATTCGACTCGGTGACACACTCGCCCGCACCTCGAATCAGTAACGAATCCGATACATGTCTGACATGGTGACAGTTTCGAAAGAAAAACTATTCCTTCCACGACTTCCCAGATGCGGATAGATGAACAAGAAGGGCCACGTGCTGAACGCCGTTCTGTTGAGCATCGGGGTGGGCTATCTGCTCGAACCGGTGGGGGATATGGAGACGTTCAGAACGATCGTGATGATCGGCGTGCCCGTGACGCTCGGAGCGCTCTTCCCGGACGTCGACACCGCCTTCGGCAAACACCGGAAGACGCTGCACAACCTGCCGATCCTGATCGGCTTCGTCGCCTTCCCGTACGTGTTCGGCAACCTCGAGTACGTCTGGATCGGCGTGTTGACCCATTACGTTCTCGATATCTCCGGGAGCAAGCGCGGGATCGCGCTGTTTTACCCGCTTTGGAAGGAGGAGTTCGGACTCCCGATCGGCGTCGCGGTCAGCAGTAAACGCGCGGATCTCATGATGGTAATCGTCACCGTCGGCGAACTGGCCCTCGCCGCCGCGCTCGTGTTCGAAGTCCCCCGGTGGGGCTTCGAGATGGGGCGACAGCTACTCGGTCTGTAGTCGACTGCCGGTTCTAGCGAGAAGTGTCCGAGTACCGACTCGTCATCCCATTACTTACCCGTCCGGCGGTCCGTCGAATACACGAATGCCAGCAGCAGATCGCCAGCGTCCACGGTCGGATTTCACCGATGGCCAGCCGCCCATTCGCTGTGACGAGTGCCGGTCTGCCCTTCGATCAGATCGGCAGCAGGCCGTTTCGTTTCTCCTCCTGGACCAGCTCACGATTCCCGTTCTCAGCTGTGACGACCACCTCGAGCGGTTCACCTCGATCTGTGGGCTCACCACCGAAGCGACGGCCGATCTCTTGCACCACCGACCGGCCGGTGGTATCACCTGTCCCGGCTGTCGCCTCGCACCGTCTAGTTCGACCCAACACATGATACCGGTCCAGGAGGGGATACTCGTCCCCATGGCATGCTCGGAACACCAGTCGAAAATCGTTCAGCGATTCCATACGGGACTCCAGACGAAACAACAGCTGTCAGTCAGCCTCGGCACGACTCCGAACGGCTCATTGTGAGCTACCAGTTTGTGATTACGGACGGCACGCCTACAGCGGTAGTACAGCTGAGAAGAATGACAGCCGAGAAAAACGAGCACCGCTCTCGTTCTGAACCGCTTTCGGCTGCTGACTACTGTCGGTTCGGCGTCCACTCATCGCAGGCGTCCATGTCGTCCATCGCCGTTTCGTGGCGGGCGCAGTAGGGGACCATCCCATCCGAGGAGCGGACGTACTCGAAGTGCGTGCAGTTCCCACAGTAGCGATCCGTCGGTTCGTTCGGCTGCTCGGTCGGCGACTCGACGATCTCCGCGTCGGTGCCGTCGCCCGACTCCAGCGGCGAGGAGATGTCCGAGGCAGCGGACCCGCCGTCGCTGGTCGCAGCGCCGACGGATCGGCGGGTAGGTGAGCCGGTTCCCCTTCCGCCGGACATCCCCGTTCGACCCGTCGACTGTCGCGACGCGGTCGTCCGCTCCGCTTGTCCGTCGGAGACCGTCGTCCGGCTCTGGTCGGCGTCGGCGTTGGTCTGCGTCTCCACGTCTCCGTCCGGCGTGCCGCCGAGGAATCCGATGCCCCCGAGACCGCCCGAGTCGCTCCCGTCGGACTCGATGACCGTCTTGTTGTGTCGGGTGACGTTCATCTGAAGGGCGCCGCCGGGATCGTTGCGCCGCTTGAACGTCGCGACGGCGGTGAACAGACACCAGACCGCGGTCAGGAGCCCGAGCAGGTAGACGACGCTCACCTCGAGCGTGAGCTGGTCACCGCCGTAGCGCCAGTGTTCGGGGTAGGCGTGCCAGAAGAGCGCGACGCCGAGCAGGCAGAGGCTCGCGCTGATCGCGGCGGCGGCCTGGACGCGGCGGCCGGCCGGTAAGACGACGAAGACGCCGACGAGGATGATCGGAACGCTGAGTCCGGCCAGAACGCCCGCAGCACGGACGGTCGCGAACTGGGCGGCCATCTCGCCCGAGAGCTCGACCGCGTAGCCGCCGACGAAGTCGGTCGTCGCCACGAGGACCGCAACGACGGCCAGCGCCGCGCCGAGCAACACGAATGCCGTTCCCGTGTACAGCCGGCGACTCGTCACCTCCGGTGCCGTCCCGTCGTAGACCTCCGTCAGGCTTGTCATACGCGGCCGTTCGGCTCCCCACCACAAAACGATACGTCAGACACATGTCTGTTTTTCTATGCGAACGGGGTCGAAGCCCGGCTCGAGCCGACCGGCGGAAGCGAAAGCTTGAATCGCCGCCCTCGCAAACGAACGCCCATGAGTGACGAGGACGAGGAGGCGGAGCCGGCAGTCTCACTCGGAGAGCCGACTCCCGTCGAGGGCGCGCCGCTCGCCCGCGTGAGTTCGCGACTGACCTGGCCGAAAGAGAAGAGCGAAGTCGACCGACTCGAGGGCGAGAGCGTGATCCGGACCCCCGACGGACCCCGCGAGCTCTCTACCGTGCTCGAGGACGTCGACGAGACGTACTTCCAGCGACACCAGGAGTTCGAAGCGAACGTCCGGAACGTGATCGGTACCGGACCGATTCCGACCGCGGACGAGTAATACCGTGGTGTCCGAGCCGGATCGGTACGACGGTCGCTGGCTCCGGAACCGATTGGAGCTCTCCTGGGTCCAGAAGTCGGTAGTGGCCGGAGCCGTGCTCACGCTGTTGTGGATGCGACTCGTTCCCAGCGGGCTGGATCAGCGAATCGTCGTCGACGGCGTGCTCCTGATCGGCGGACCGCTCGCGCTCGGACTGTCCCACGGGAACCGTCTCGGGTGGCGGATCGACCGCGTCGCCGTCCGAAATACGGTGTTGCTCGCGCTGTTCGTCCTCCCCTTCTACGTCGTCGGCTCGACGCTACCGACGATCCGGGCGTACTATCCGATCTGGGAGACGACGGCCGCACCGGCGGTGTTCATCCCGCACGCGATGAAACTGTTTCTCCTCGCGCTGGCCGCCGAGACCTACTATCGCGGCCTGCTCTGCGTCGGCGTCAAAGAAATCGGCATCAGCGCGGTGTTCATCAGCCCCGTCGTCTACATGCTTCACCACACCTCGAAGCCGCCGATCGAGTTCCTGCTGTCGGGGCCCACGGACGTCCTGTTCGGTGCGGTCGACTACAAATCCAATTCTATCCTCCCGTCCGTCGTTGCCCACGGCGGCGGGCTGATTCTCCTCGACTGGCTCGTCATCCACGACCCGTTGTTCGATCCGAATCGATTGATCCGATTCCTCGAGTGGGCCCCGATTCCGCTCTAGTCGCCACGGAGCCGCCGCGGGATCGACACGGACGAGTTGAAGCAATTCCCGCCCGTCTCACCGGACTCGAGACGGCAAACCGATAAGGATCAGGACGACCAACTGTCGCGTATGGCGCTTCCTATCGACCCGACGAAGATCGATCCGGACGACTACGGCGAGCACCGCGCGGTCCTCGAGATGGAGCACGAAGAAGCCATCGAGCACACCCGGGAGGTGTTCACAGATGTGGGGTTCGGCGTCCCGGCGGAGTTCTCGCCGTCGGATCTGCTCAACGAGAAAGTCGACGCCGACCGCGATCCCTACTACGTGCTCGGGGCCTGCAACCCCCAGATCGCCGACCGAGTGCTGGACGTGACCGAACAGATGGGGGCGCTGTTCCCATGTAACGTCGTCGTCTGGGAGGAGGAGCCGGGCCGACAGGTCGTCTACCACGTCTCGATCATGAAGATCGCACGGCTGCTCGGGATCGCCCCCGACGACGAGAACTGGCAGGCGATCGTCGACGAGACCGGCGAGTTGGTCGACGAAGCCTACGCGAACCTGTAGGCGGCCGGCGTTCAGTTCGGATCTGTGGGCCGTTCCGTCCGAATCTGTGGGCGGCGTTCCATCCGAATCGACGGACAGTGTCGTGGCTGAGGACGCCGTTCCATTACTGCAGAAGACAGTATAGAATATCAACACTTATGCGTCCGATCGGAGAGGCTGCAGTATGGACGCTCGGAGTTCGTTTTTCGCTCTCCTGGTCTCTGTCCTCGGCGCGCTCGCCGCGCTGATCGTGCTCCCGCTGGTGGAGTACGTGCTGGCGGCCTGCCTGCTCGCGGTCGTTCTCCGTCCGCTGTACGAGCGGCTCGCACCGCGAGTCGGCGCTCGCACCGCCGGACTCACGGTCACCGGTCTCGCCGTGGTCGGCGGTGTCGTCCCGCTGGTGCTCGTCTCGGTGGTCGTTCTCCGCGCCGCCGCGTCGGTTCGCGAGACGACTTCGATCGACCGCATCGCGGCGAACGTCGGAGAGTTCGCGCGGACCGAATTCGGACTGGCCGATGGGACGGTCGCGGCCCTCGAGTCGGCGGTATCGGCCGAACTCGAGGGAGCGATCGCGGGTGCGGCCGACGTGACCCTGGCCCGGACCGTCGGGGTCGTGACCACCGCCGCCGACATCGTCGTGGGGACTATCGTCCTCGTGTTCGTGCTGTACTATCTGCTCGTGGATGGGCCAGCAGTGGTCGACTGGATCCGACGGCACGTCCCGCTCGAGAACCGGAT containing:
- a CDS encoding DUF302 domain-containing protein translates to MALPIDPTKIDPDDYGEHRAVLEMEHEEAIEHTREVFTDVGFGVPAEFSPSDLLNEKVDADRDPYYVLGACNPQIADRVLDVTEQMGALFPCNVVVWEEEPGRQVVYHVSIMKIARLLGIAPDDENWQAIVDETGELVDEAYANL
- a CDS encoding CPBP family intramembrane glutamic endopeptidase yields the protein MVSEPDRYDGRWLRNRLELSWVQKSVVAGAVLTLLWMRLVPSGLDQRIVVDGVLLIGGPLALGLSHGNRLGWRIDRVAVRNTVLLALFVLPFYVVGSTLPTIRAYYPIWETTAAPAVFIPHAMKLFLLALAAETYYRGLLCVGVKEIGISAVFISPVVYMLHHTSKPPIEFLLSGPTDVLFGAVDYKSNSILPSVVAHGGGLILLDWLVIHDPLFDPNRLIRFLEWAPIPL
- a CDS encoding CinA family protein gives rise to the protein MNDDIDRDLPMDVADALRDREETLAVAESCTGGLIGAAITAVPGASDYFDAGLTTYAYGAKRRHLGVSREALDEHGAVSEHVAREMARGIRDVADVTWGLSTTGVAGPTGGSDDNPVGTVYIGVSYAGPWGSEESYATVSRYEFDGDRADVRAETVDRALEDLLSELEARETSR
- a CDS encoding metal-dependent hydrolase: MNKKGHVLNAVLLSIGVGYLLEPVGDMETFRTIVMIGVPVTLGALFPDVDTAFGKHRKTLHNLPILIGFVAFPYVFGNLEYVWIGVLTHYVLDISGSKRGIALFYPLWKEEFGLPIGVAVSSKRADLMMVIVTVGELALAAALVFEVPRWGFEMGRQLLGL
- a CDS encoding S8 family serine peptidase produces the protein MKEYKSISRRSVIKGIGGSGIIGAVGTASGSDRTVADDREVYIVLGGGTGLRSRLSRAGFEVRHELADGAVFIVQGPKAKRDELRSMAAVTDAVTNETYVFDDIEQSEGEVVRRDEPLSDKQWDKRLIRADAAHDRATGDGTTIAIIDSGVSFNHPDLASRVDADRSRLVRNAHVHAGTGEVRTATNSGLVLKPTERITQPVAADVDGHGSHVAGIAAAPRNSFGIVGMAPDALIVSLRTMFFDPVYSYGETTYSQLIGTLADILIAIDYAVDLGVDVVNASIRGIRPNNSRAFAAVRRVVQHAMQQGVVVVAAAGNRGVNVDRESDYVLPAETPGTVTVAATGPTDKRSIYSNYGNGAVDVAAPGGGYETRAKTRTTDPDAVAYPHPTNYVLSTVPESIYGERYLYKPGTSMAAPQVAGLACLLRELAPDLHPRRVRQAITQGAVELSGDNTDGLGAGRIDAPAAIERISDRL
- a CDS encoding DUF5789 family protein; the protein is MSDEDEEAEPAVSLGEPTPVEGAPLARVSSRLTWPKEKSEVDRLEGESVIRTPDGPRELSTVLEDVDETYFQRHQEFEANVRNVIGTGPIPTADE